A genome region from Phoenix dactylifera cultivar Barhee BC4 chromosome 18, palm_55x_up_171113_PBpolish2nd_filt_p, whole genome shotgun sequence includes the following:
- the LOC103706948 gene encoding 2-(3-amino-3-carboxypropyl)histidine synthase subunit 1 isoform X2 produces the protein MADVSNSNLPLSARPNPSPKSDDGGEKPTTKKKPAPKRFVKSQIPLEILSDPALNAAAALLPSNYDFEIHKTVHRVVSSAARRVVLQLPDGLLMYALPLADILRSSSAAAEDILVLADPTYGACCLDDFAASALQADLLVHYGHSCLVPVPSARLPTHYVFVDIRIDVQRLAAAVRSAFPPSSKLALAGTVQFVAAVHAAKSILSSEGYDITVPQAKPLSAGEVLGCTAPTIPKSRGMEDLVFVADGRFHLEAFMIANPGIRAFRYDPYLGVLVLEQYDHEGMKKARKDAILAAREARNWGVILGTLGRQGNTRVLDRVVEHMEEKGLEYSVVLMSEITPGRIALFGDSVDAWVQIACPRLSIDWGEGFPRPLLTTFELEIALGYVPGWWENDRRTEPKNSNCGRMAKKEESCSISGGCEGGSCGCKCNSYGKETDYAMDYYAQDGGDWNSSYVRKRTSTSERRPRRNIGTGNA, from the exons ATGGCGGACGTCAGCAATTCGAACCTGCCTCTCTCCGCTCGTCCAAACCCTAGCCCTAAATCCGACGATGGCGGCGAGAAGCCGACGACGAAGAAGAAGCCAGCCCCGAAGCGGTTCGTGAAGAGCCAGATCCCGTTGGAGATCCTGTCGGACCCAGCGCtcaacgccgccgccgccctcctCCCCTCCAACTACGACTTCGAGATCCACAAGACCGTCCACCGCGTCGTCTCTTCCGCCGCCCGCCGCGTCGTCCTCCAGCTCCCCGACGGCCTCCTTATGTACGCCCTCCCCCTCGCCGACATCCTccgctcctcctccgccgccgccgaagACATCCTCGTCCTCGCCGACCCCACCTACGGCGCCTGCTGCCTCGACGACTTCGCCGCCTCCGCTCTCCAAGCCGACCTCCTCGTTCACTACGGCCACTCCTGCCTTGTCCCCGTCCCCTCCGCCCGCCTCCCCACCCACTACGTCTTCGTCGACATCCGCATCGATGTTCAACGCCTCGCCGCTGCCGTCCGCTCCGCCTTCCCCCCATCTTCTAAACTGGCCCTCGCCGGCACCGTCCAGTTCGTTGCCGCCGTCCACGCCGCCAAATCGATCCTGTCCTCCGAGGGGTATGACATCACCGTCCCCCAGGCTAAGCCGCTCTCCGCCGGGGAGGTCCTCGGGTGCACGGCCCCTACGATCCCCAAGAGCAGGGGGATGGAGGATCTCGTCTTCGTCGCAGACGGTCGGTTCCATCTCGAGGCGTTCATGATCGCCAATCCGGGGATCCGGGCTTTCCGGTACGATCCCTACCTCGGCGTGCTCGTCTTGGAACAGTATGACCATGAGGGAATGAAGAAGGCGAGGAAAGATGCGATACTGGCAGCCAGGGAGGCCAGAAATTGGGGTGTTATTCTTGGGACTCTAGGCAGACAGGGGAATACTAGGGTTTTGGACAGAGTGGTGGAGCACATGGAGGAGAAGGGGCTGGAATATTCAGTGGTGCTGATGTCGGAAATTACACCGGGGAGGATTGCTTTGTTCGGGGACTCGGTCGATGCATGGGTGCAGATTGCTTGCCCTCGGCTTTCCATTGACTGGGGGGAGGGGTTCCCAAGGCCACTTCTGACGACATTTGAGCTGGAGATTGCTCTGGGGTATGTTCCCGGTTGGTGGGAGAATGACAGGAGGACAGAACCAAAGAATTCTAACTGTGGACGCATGGCAAAGAAGGAGGAGAGCTGTTCGATATCTGGTGGTTGCGAGGGTGGATCCTGTGGCTGCAAGTGCAATAGTTATGGTAAAGAAACAGATTATGCGATGGATTATTATGCTCAGGATGGAGGGGACTGGAATAGCTCTTATGTTAGGAAGAGGACTTCTACCAGTGAGAGAAGACCCAGGAGAAATATTG GAACCGGAAATGCATAA
- the LOC103706948 gene encoding 2-(3-amino-3-carboxypropyl)histidine synthase subunit 1 isoform X1, with amino-acid sequence MADVSNSNLPLSARPNPSPKSDDGGEKPTTKKKPAPKRFVKSQIPLEILSDPALNAAAALLPSNYDFEIHKTVHRVVSSAARRVVLQLPDGLLMYALPLADILRSSSAAAEDILVLADPTYGACCLDDFAASALQADLLVHYGHSCLVPVPSARLPTHYVFVDIRIDVQRLAAAVRSAFPPSSKLALAGTVQFVAAVHAAKSILSSEGYDITVPQAKPLSAGEVLGCTAPTIPKSRGMEDLVFVADGRFHLEAFMIANPGIRAFRYDPYLGVLVLEQYDHEGMKKARKDAILAAREARNWGVILGTLGRQGNTRVLDRVVEHMEEKGLEYSVVLMSEITPGRIALFGDSVDAWVQIACPRLSIDWGEGFPRPLLTTFELEIALGYVPGWWENDRRTEPKNSNCGRMAKKEESCSISGGCEGGSCGCKCNSYGKETDYAMDYYAQDGGDWNSSYVRKRTSTSERRPRRNIDGYSIGSYYHRLHDWQCLS; translated from the exons ATGGCGGACGTCAGCAATTCGAACCTGCCTCTCTCCGCTCGTCCAAACCCTAGCCCTAAATCCGACGATGGCGGCGAGAAGCCGACGACGAAGAAGAAGCCAGCCCCGAAGCGGTTCGTGAAGAGCCAGATCCCGTTGGAGATCCTGTCGGACCCAGCGCtcaacgccgccgccgccctcctCCCCTCCAACTACGACTTCGAGATCCACAAGACCGTCCACCGCGTCGTCTCTTCCGCCGCCCGCCGCGTCGTCCTCCAGCTCCCCGACGGCCTCCTTATGTACGCCCTCCCCCTCGCCGACATCCTccgctcctcctccgccgccgccgaagACATCCTCGTCCTCGCCGACCCCACCTACGGCGCCTGCTGCCTCGACGACTTCGCCGCCTCCGCTCTCCAAGCCGACCTCCTCGTTCACTACGGCCACTCCTGCCTTGTCCCCGTCCCCTCCGCCCGCCTCCCCACCCACTACGTCTTCGTCGACATCCGCATCGATGTTCAACGCCTCGCCGCTGCCGTCCGCTCCGCCTTCCCCCCATCTTCTAAACTGGCCCTCGCCGGCACCGTCCAGTTCGTTGCCGCCGTCCACGCCGCCAAATCGATCCTGTCCTCCGAGGGGTATGACATCACCGTCCCCCAGGCTAAGCCGCTCTCCGCCGGGGAGGTCCTCGGGTGCACGGCCCCTACGATCCCCAAGAGCAGGGGGATGGAGGATCTCGTCTTCGTCGCAGACGGTCGGTTCCATCTCGAGGCGTTCATGATCGCCAATCCGGGGATCCGGGCTTTCCGGTACGATCCCTACCTCGGCGTGCTCGTCTTGGAACAGTATGACCATGAGGGAATGAAGAAGGCGAGGAAAGATGCGATACTGGCAGCCAGGGAGGCCAGAAATTGGGGTGTTATTCTTGGGACTCTAGGCAGACAGGGGAATACTAGGGTTTTGGACAGAGTGGTGGAGCACATGGAGGAGAAGGGGCTGGAATATTCAGTGGTGCTGATGTCGGAAATTACACCGGGGAGGATTGCTTTGTTCGGGGACTCGGTCGATGCATGGGTGCAGATTGCTTGCCCTCGGCTTTCCATTGACTGGGGGGAGGGGTTCCCAAGGCCACTTCTGACGACATTTGAGCTGGAGATTGCTCTGGGGTATGTTCCCGGTTGGTGGGAGAATGACAGGAGGACAGAACCAAAGAATTCTAACTGTGGACGCATGGCAAAGAAGGAGGAGAGCTGTTCGATATCTGGTGGTTGCGAGGGTGGATCCTGTGGCTGCAAGTGCAATAGTTATGGTAAAGAAACAGATTATGCGATGGATTATTATGCTCAGGATGGAGGGGACTGGAATAGCTCTTATGTTAGGAAGAGGACTTCTACCAGTGAGAGAAGACCCAGGAGAAATATTG ATGGCTATTCAATTGGCTCTTACTATCATCGATTGCATGATTGGCAGTGCTTGTCCTAG